From the genome of Pirellulales bacterium:
GCACCATCGCGCGGTCGAGCGAGCCGCCGAATCGCGGGATCGCGGCGGAGTCGCCTGTCGCGATGTGCCCGCTTTCGGCCATGCACCCGCCAGTGGTCTTCTTGGCAATCGCCAGAAAATCGCGCTGACTGGCCGTCGGTTCCCAGGCGCGCGACTCTCCGCTCGGCTTGAATTCGTGACAGGCGACACAATGGCGCGAGCGCATCACTGCCTGCGCCAGCGTCGACAATTGTTCGTCCTGCGGAAGCGCCGCGAATTTAACGCGATTCGCTTCGTCCGCCTCATAGGCAGCGTAGGCAGACGTCACCAGCTCAGCCGCTGGAGCCGCGGGCAACTCAAGCGCGCCGGCCGCGTCCCGATCGAGCGTCATCACGTAGAGCGCTAACTGACGCTTGTCCAATTTGCCGAGCGTAAACGTCGGCATCCGACCGGCCGGGGCCACGGCATCAGGCTTTTGCAAGAAAGCTTCAATCGCCTCGGGCGTCGTCTTGTGGGCCAAAGCACGCAGAGTCACGCGCGGCGGACGATCTCCCTGCCGCTCGTGACAGACGGCGCAGCCGAGGCGCGCGAACAATTGCCCTCCCTCGGCCGCCGTTTGCTGCATGACTTCGGCCGGCGCGTCAGGCACGATCGCAATCGGCCCACCCTGACCGGCGAGAAACGTGGCGACGGCGAATCGCTCAACATCGCCGCGCTGGTCGGAAGCAAAAAGCTCCGGCATGACCGCCTCGGGCCGCAGCGCCGCGGGCTTGGCCAGCCAGTGATAAATCCAACCGGCTTTAATTCGCGCGCCCGCACCGGTCAGCCGTGGCGCCGGACGTTTCGCGAGTTGCTGGGAGAGCGGCAATTGGTCGTTGGGCCGATGACACGCCACGCAATTGTGGTCCTCGATCGCCAGGTGCGCCTGCCGGAACGTATCGCCCGGCAGCGGATCCTTCGCTTCGTGGCCCAGCGAGCGCGACGGCAGCGGCTCGCGCTCGAAACTCTCGGACTGCCAGTAGAGCTGTAGTTGTGCCGGTCGACCAGGCGCCGGTTCATAGCTCACTTCCAATCGGCTCAGTCCCAGCGGCAGTTCCACTTCCTGCGACGCCGTGTTGCCTGTGGATCGGTCGGATGCGTTGCCGAACGTGATGCGCTCCTTGCCGATCGAAAGCTCGGCCTTGCCGGTCAACTGGGCGTCGAACCGATACTTGCCCGGACGCAGGCTTTCGATCACGCCGCGATAGATCACTTGCCAGCCGTTGGCGGGCAATCGCGGGTCGGGTGATTCCTCCCCGGACAAGAGCAGTGCCGGCGCGGCCTCGTAACGCGTGAACTCGACACCCGATTCCGGATGTGCAAAGCGCGCGATCAGGCCGGGCAATCGCATCGGCCAGGCGTCTTCGTCGTTCTCGTCGGCGACGGCGCGCGATACGAGCGCGCCGACGACAATCGCGATGCCAAGGAGCATCACCAAAGGACAAAAGCGCCAACTTCCCGGCCGGACCGTAGTGCCCGGCGGGCCATATTGTGGATCACTGATCATCGGCAATGCGGAGGGGCTGGAAACAGCGGTCGGTGCGGGTGAGGCTCCCGGGAGGGCAGCAAACGGTTCCAGTCTAAGCTGCGAGTTGCCCGAAAGAAACCGGCCATCCGCCGGCAAGTGACCGCAGACTTTCGTGACGTCCCGCGCTGCGGATAGAATCGAAGGCACGCGATTTTTCGCCCCCACGACACACGTCGGCCCGCCCATGACGCATTCCGCCTGCACGAATTACCTGACGGCTACCCATCCCAACCGCCGCGAGGTGCTGCGCGCCGGAAGCCTGGGGCTGTTGGGCCTATCGCTGCCGGGCCTCTTTTGCGGCCGCACGCAAGGGGAGTCGTCTGCCGTCAGCGACGCAACATTTGGCCGCGCCAAAAGCTGCATCCTGCTTTTCATGTGGGGTGGCCCGGCGCAGCAAGAGACCTGGGACCTGAAACCGAACGCGCCGGCCGATATTCGCGGCGAATTTCAGCCGATTGCCACGCGCGTTCCGGGCATCGAGATCAGCGAGCATTTTCCGCAACTGGCCCAGCGGACCGATAAGTTGGCCATCGTGCGTTCGATGACGCATACGAACGTCGATCACACCACGGCCACGAGTTTTTTGCTCACCGGCGCGCCGTCGCCCACCGACGGCAAGCTGCGCAGCGACTGGCCACACATCGGCGCTGTGCTCGCGCGCCTGGGGCGCGGTCGCGGGCCGCTACCACCGTTTGTGTCGATGCGCCCCAAGCTGCCGAACGAGGTACCGCGCTTCGTTGAAGAGAGCCATGGGCAGTTCGCCGGCTGGCTAGGGCAAAGCTATGACCCACTAACGATCGATGCCGATCCCAGTCGTGACGACTATCACGTCGGCGATTTCGAATTACCGGCCGAAGTCTCGGTCGGTCGCTTCGACGATCGCCGTCGACTGCTGGGCGCGGTGAATCAAAGCTTGCGCGAGCGGCTGGAGCGCGACGCCGCCCTGGGCGTTTTCGACGGGCATTATCGCAAGGCGTTCGAACTTTTGGATTCGGCAACTGGCGGCGATGCTTTTGATCTCTCGCGCGAAGCGCCCGAGCTGCGCGATCGCTACGGGCGAAATCCGCATGGCCAGAGCGTGCTGCAGGCGCGGCGTCTGGTCGAGCGCGGCGTGCCGCTGGTGACCGTGTTTTGGCCCAATGACGGACAGAAGAACGTCAGCGTTTATTGGGACACGCACAATCGCAATTTTGTCGACCTGCGCGAGCGATTGATGCCACCGGCCGACCAGGCTTTCTCCGCGCTGCTCGACGATCTGACGTCGCGCGGCCTATTGGACGAAACGCTCGTGATCTGGACCGGCGAGTTCGGCCGGACACCGCGCATCGGACAGCGCAACAGCGACGCCGGCGCAGGAAGAGATGGTCGCGATCACTGGCCCGGCTGCTTCTCCACGGTGCTGGCCGGCGGCGGAATCCGGGGCGGGCAAGTCTATGGCGCCTCGGACAAGCACGCCGCGTATCCAGCGGCCGATCCCGTCGCTCCTGTCGACCTGGTAGCGACCGCGTATCATTTGCTGGGCGTAAACCCTCACCAGGAACTGCACGATCAGCAGGGACGGCCGCTGGTCGTTTGCCCGGGTACGCCCATCCATCGCTTGATGATGTAGCGCTACGCGGACTCGCATTCTTGGCGGGCGCTAGTTCCAGACTGAGAAGAATCGCTTTTCGAGCGCCGAGATCCGGGCTTTGGCCTGCGCCTGCTCATAGGCCTGGCGATACAATTCCTGGAAGGGGTTCACTTGCTGCTGTGCCGGAAACTGCATGACGAAGACCGGGCAGAGGGCAAAGCCAATCGGAACGCCTCGCTGGGGCTGGGCCGCTGTTTCGGGGCCTTGGTCCGAGAACATCTGGGTAAAGCGATTGGCATGCATGGCAGCGAATGTCCTTGTCTTTTACACCCGGGAAGCAGGGCGTTTAGCGTTGATATCCTTGAATCACTACTAACTCGATAAACATACTATCGTAACTTTACCATGCTTTCAATAGTAGCATCGGCAATTTTTCCGGTTTTTCCGACGTGACGAATTCCGTCCCGACACATCCGTTAAAGTGCCCCCCTCTTACCGGGTGCCACGCCTCTTACGGCGCCGTCCTGTTTCCAGGGACGCAAATTACGGGCGTGCGTCAAAAGCGACCGGCCGATCTCCTTCGTTACCAACAAAAAGCCCCGGGCCGGTGCCCGGGGCTTTTTCGTGAGTTCGTCGGCCAGTACGGTGGCATGCACCGATTAATAGGCGGGCGTGACCTCGCCCTGGCTGCGTGTTACCAGCGCGGCCAAGATGTTGATCGGCAGCGATTCATTGAGGAAGTGCACCGATCCGTCGCCGAATAGCGCGTTGGCGCCCGAGGTGTGGAACGAAAACACTTCGCCGGTGCCCTCGGTGTTGTAATAGGGCCAGGGAGTCTTGCCGCCGTTTACAACGCCGATGTCCTGCCCGTTGGTGCAATTAATACCGCAGCTTCCTGCCGGCGGACTGCCCGCGGACAGAGCACTCGGGTTGAACGTGCCGTCGGGATTCGAACCTTCGATAGCAAAGTCGTTGGCCGCACGAGCCCAACCGCCACCATTCACGCGGTTCACGGTCTGGTCTGTACCGAACAATCCACTTTTGCGATAGACGAACGGACGGCCGGCAGATTCGGCCAAGGCAATCGTGTTCGAAAGCCCGTCCGTAACGTCGGTCAGTCTCGGCGAGATTTTTTGTTGACCATTCGACGGCGGAATCGTGGTTAGCGTAGGATCGACCTGCGGCATCATGCCTGGCCCGGCATACTGCACAAGGGGCGTACCGCTCGCCGAGAGGGTCGTCGCTAACTGAGTCGCCACGCCGGTGGTGGCGCCGTAATCGGAGCACTTCACCTGCACGGGATTCGGCGAGCCGGTACCGTAGCCCGACGGCAGTGATGACGCCTGCGGGTCGGAATCCCAACGGTCGATGTCCGCCGCCGTGGACGGGCAGTTCAGGTTTGGAATGATCTGTGAGGCAACGTACAGATTATTAGCGGGCCAGGCAGTCGATTGATCGTCCCAGTTAAGCGCGGTGTTGTAGCTATTGACCAGATTGCCCCCTTCCATGTACGGAAGGACCACGGTGTATAGTGCCAGGCGGGCACCGACGGGAGGACGAATGGCCGTCGGC
Proteins encoded in this window:
- a CDS encoding DUF1501 domain-containing protein; this translates as MTHSACTNYLTATHPNRREVLRAGSLGLLGLSLPGLFCGRTQGESSAVSDATFGRAKSCILLFMWGGPAQQETWDLKPNAPADIRGEFQPIATRVPGIEISEHFPQLAQRTDKLAIVRSMTHTNVDHTTATSFLLTGAPSPTDGKLRSDWPHIGAVLARLGRGRGPLPPFVSMRPKLPNEVPRFVEESHGQFAGWLGQSYDPLTIDADPSRDDYHVGDFELPAEVSVGRFDDRRRLLGAVNQSLRERLERDAALGVFDGHYRKAFELLDSATGGDAFDLSREAPELRDRYGRNPHGQSVLQARRLVERGVPLVTVFWPNDGQKNVSVYWDTHNRNFVDLRERLMPPADQAFSALLDDLTSRGLLDETLVIWTGEFGRTPRIGQRNSDAGAGRDGRDHWPGCFSTVLAGGGIRGGQVYGASDKHAAYPAADPVAPVDLVATAYHLLGVNPHQELHDQQGRPLVVCPGTPIHRLMM
- a CDS encoding DUF1559 domain-containing protein, whose protein sequence is MIRSSHATRKGFTLVELLVVIAIIGILIGLLLPAVQAAREAARRTQCTNNLKQLGLAIQNFHDTKGYLPTAIRPPVGARLALYTVVLPYMEGGNLVNSYNTALNWDDQSTAWPANNLYVASQIIPNLNCPSTAADIDRWDSDPQASSLPSGYGTGSPNPVQVKCSDYGATTGVATQLATTLSASGTPLVQYAGPGMMPQVDPTLTTIPPSNGQQKISPRLTDVTDGLSNTIALAESAGRPFVYRKSGLFGTDQTVNRVNGGGWARAANDFAIEGSNPDGTFNPSALSAGSPPAGSCGINCTNGQDIGVVNGGKTPWPYYNTEGTGEVFSFHTSGANALFGDGSVHFLNESLPINILAALVTRSQGEVTPAY